Proteins from a genomic interval of Streptomyces sp. NBC_00820:
- the ung gene encoding uracil-DNA glycosylase, with translation MTDIAMLPESWRGALGDELDQPYFKELTEFVEEERAKGPVYPPRDQVFAALEATPYERVKVLVLGQDPYHGEGQGHGLCFSVRPGVRTPPSLRNIYKEMHAELDLPIPDNGYLMPWAEQGVLLLNAVLTVRAGEANSHKGKGWEKFTDAVIRAVASRPDPAVFVLWGNYAQKKLPLIDESRHVVVKGAHPSPLSAKKFFGSRPFTQINEAVAGQGHEPIDWRIPDLG, from the coding sequence GTGACCGACATCGCCATGCTGCCCGAGTCCTGGCGCGGGGCTCTGGGCGACGAGCTGGACCAGCCCTACTTCAAGGAGCTGACCGAGTTCGTCGAGGAGGAGCGGGCGAAGGGTCCCGTCTATCCGCCGCGCGATCAGGTCTTCGCCGCGCTGGAGGCGACGCCGTACGAGCGGGTCAAGGTCCTTGTCCTCGGCCAGGACCCCTACCACGGCGAGGGCCAGGGCCACGGGCTGTGCTTCTCGGTCCGTCCCGGAGTGAGGACGCCGCCCTCCCTGCGGAACATCTACAAGGAGATGCACGCGGAGCTGGACCTGCCGATCCCGGACAACGGCTACCTGATGCCGTGGGCCGAGCAGGGCGTGCTGCTGCTCAACGCGGTGCTCACCGTCCGGGCCGGCGAGGCCAACTCGCACAAGGGCAAGGGCTGGGAGAAGTTCACGGACGCGGTGATCCGCGCGGTGGCGTCCCGGCCCGACCCGGCCGTCTTCGTGCTGTGGGGCAACTACGCGCAGAAGAAGCTCCCGCTGATCGACGAGAGCCGGCACGTCGTGGTCAAGGGCGCACACCCCTCCCCGCTGTCCGCGAAGAAGTTCTTCGGCTCCCGCCCCTTCACGCAGATCAACGAGGCCGTCGCCGGGCAGGGCCACGAGCCGATCGACTGGCGGATCCCGGACCTCGGCTGA
- a CDS encoding HipA family kinase, producing MLTEVTATRYITPLREGGSLPGLVEGDDFGTYVMKFTGAGQGRKTLVAEVVCGELARRLGFRMPRLVTVRLDPVLGLGEPEQQVQELLRSSGGVNLGMDFLSGALGYDPLAFAVSPEEAGRIVWFDALVNNVDRSWRNPNLLVHRGELWLIDHGATMIWHHNWPSVETSAARPYDACDHALARFAPDVAAAAAELAPRVTEDLLAEVTAQIPDAWLADEPGFDTPDDLRRAYARPLLARAAVVHERIDGLQEGK from the coding sequence ATGTTGACCGAGGTCACCGCGACCCGCTACATCACGCCTCTGCGTGAAGGTGGTTCGCTGCCGGGACTCGTCGAGGGCGACGACTTCGGGACGTACGTCATGAAGTTCACCGGCGCCGGACAGGGCCGCAAGACGCTGGTCGCCGAGGTCGTCTGCGGGGAACTCGCCCGCCGGCTCGGATTCCGGATGCCCCGGCTGGTGACCGTCCGGCTGGACCCCGTACTGGGGCTCGGCGAGCCCGAGCAGCAGGTGCAGGAGCTGCTGCGGTCCAGCGGCGGCGTCAACCTGGGCATGGACTTCCTCTCCGGCGCCCTCGGTTACGACCCGCTCGCCTTCGCGGTGAGCCCCGAGGAGGCCGGGCGCATCGTCTGGTTCGACGCGCTGGTCAACAACGTCGACCGCTCCTGGCGCAACCCCAACCTCCTCGTGCACCGCGGCGAGCTGTGGCTCATCGACCACGGCGCCACCATGATCTGGCACCACAACTGGCCCTCCGTCGAGACCTCCGCGGCCCGCCCCTACGACGCCTGCGACCACGCCCTCGCCCGCTTCGCCCCCGACGTGGCCGCCGCCGCGGCCGAGCTGGCCCCCCGGGTCACCGAGGACCTGCTCGCCGAGGTCACCGCGCAGATCCCCGACGCCTGGCTCGCGGACGAACCCGGCTTCGACACCCCGGACGACCTGCGCCGGGCCTATGCCCGGCCCCTGCTCGCCCGGGCGGCCGTCGTCCACGAGCGCATCGACGGCCTCCAGGAGGGCAAGTGA
- a CDS encoding LysR family transcriptional regulator produces the protein MLNLERLRTLDALARHGSVSAAADALHVTTSAVSQQLGKLEREVGQRLLAKNGRGVRLTDAGRRLSEHAARILSQVELAQSDLEAHRGQVVGELRLSAFPTAARGLFPAALAALRAEHPGLRVRSSELEPERGIAGVLRGDLDLAVVLDWYNKPMPVPDGLVKAPLLDDPADVALPVGHRLAHRDEVDLAEFAEDEWITWGEGEFCHEWLIFTLRSKGIEPIVGHRAGETHTQLNLVAAGLGVCIAPLLGRDPVPANVVLVPLRQRVRRHVYVVWRADADRRPSIRAAVGALGAVARRIASD, from the coding sequence ATGTTGAACCTGGAGCGCCTGCGCACCCTGGACGCCCTCGCCCGCCACGGCTCCGTCAGCGCCGCCGCGGACGCGCTGCACGTCACCACGTCCGCCGTCTCGCAGCAGCTGGGCAAGCTGGAGCGGGAGGTCGGTCAGCGGCTGCTCGCCAAGAACGGGCGAGGGGTACGGCTCACGGACGCCGGCCGGCGGCTGTCCGAGCACGCGGCGCGCATCCTCTCCCAGGTCGAGCTGGCCCAGTCCGACCTGGAGGCACACCGGGGGCAGGTCGTCGGCGAGCTGCGGCTGTCGGCGTTCCCGACCGCCGCCCGCGGTCTGTTCCCGGCCGCCCTCGCCGCCCTGCGCGCCGAGCATCCGGGACTGCGGGTGCGCTCCAGCGAACTGGAACCCGAACGGGGCATCGCCGGTGTCCTGCGCGGCGACCTCGATCTCGCCGTCGTCCTCGACTGGTACAACAAGCCGATGCCGGTGCCGGACGGTCTGGTCAAGGCGCCGCTGCTGGACGATCCCGCGGACGTCGCCCTGCCCGTCGGGCACCGGCTCGCACACCGCGACGAGGTCGACCTCGCCGAGTTCGCGGAGGACGAGTGGATCACCTGGGGCGAGGGCGAGTTCTGCCACGAGTGGCTGATCTTCACGCTGCGCTCGAAGGGCATCGAGCCGATCGTCGGCCACCGTGCGGGCGAGACGCACACCCAACTCAACCTGGTGGCAGCCGGGTTGGGGGTGTGCATCGCACCGCTGCTGGGGCGTGACCCGGTGCCCGCGAACGTGGTGCTGGTTCCGCTCAGGCAGCGCGTTCGCCGGCACGTCTACGTCGTCTGGCGCGCGGACGCGGACCGCCGCCCGTCGATCCGGGCGGCGGTCGGGGCGCTGGGGGCGGTGGCACGCCGGATCGCGTCGGACTGA
- the fabG gene encoding 3-oxoacyl-ACP reductase FabG, whose product MSTTEQRVAVVTGAARGIGAATAVRLAAEGHAVAVIDLDEAACKDTVEKITSAGGKAIAVGADVSDEAQVEAAVARIAEELGAPVILVNNAGVLRDNLLFKMSVSDWDTVLNVHLRGSFLMTKAVQKHMVDAGFGRIVNLSSSSALGNRGQANYSAAKAGLQGFTKTLAIELGKFGITANAVAPGFIATEMTKATADRVGMGFEDFKKAAATQIPVQRVGEPEDIANAIAFFTGEAAGFVSGQVLYVAGGPLN is encoded by the coding sequence ATGTCCACCACTGAGCAGCGGGTCGCGGTAGTCACCGGCGCGGCGCGCGGCATCGGCGCCGCCACCGCCGTACGACTGGCCGCCGAGGGTCACGCGGTCGCCGTGATCGACCTGGACGAGGCCGCCTGCAAGGACACGGTCGAGAAGATCACCTCGGCCGGCGGCAAGGCCATCGCGGTCGGCGCGGACGTCTCCGACGAGGCCCAGGTCGAGGCCGCCGTCGCCCGGATCGCCGAGGAGCTCGGCGCCCCGGTCATCCTGGTCAACAACGCGGGCGTGCTCCGCGACAACCTGCTGTTCAAGATGAGCGTCTCCGACTGGGACACCGTCCTGAACGTGCACCTGCGCGGCTCGTTCCTGATGACCAAGGCCGTCCAGAAGCACATGGTGGACGCGGGCTTCGGCCGGATCGTCAACCTGTCCTCCTCCTCGGCGCTCGGCAACCGCGGCCAGGCCAACTACTCGGCCGCCAAGGCGGGTCTGCAGGGCTTCACCAAGACCCTCGCCATCGAGCTGGGCAAGTTCGGCATCACCGCCAACGCCGTCGCTCCCGGCTTCATCGCCACCGAGATGACCAAGGCCACCGCCGACCGCGTCGGCATGGGCTTCGAGGACTTCAAGAAGGCCGCCGCCACCCAGATCCCGGTGCAGCGTGTCGGCGAGCCCGAGGACATCGCCAACGCCATCGCGTTCTTCACCGGCGAGGCGGCGGGCTTCGTCTCCGGCCAGGTGCTGTACGTGGCCGGCGGACCGCTGAACTAG
- a CDS encoding Rieske (2Fe-2S) protein, with the protein MTSASFKPEAGPGRRTVMAAAGAAGLAAALTACGSDDKSSDAADTVSGGGDGGAALAKTADIPEGGGKIFKDQSVVVTQPTAGTYKAFSSKCTHQGCAVSSIANGVIVCPCHGSHFSVEDGSVKHGPATQPLPAQKITVSGDDIKLA; encoded by the coding sequence ATGACCAGCGCATCGTTCAAACCCGAAGCGGGACCGGGCCGCCGTACCGTCATGGCGGCGGCAGGAGCGGCCGGTCTCGCCGCCGCGCTGACCGCCTGCGGTTCGGACGACAAGTCGTCCGACGCCGCCGACACCGTGTCCGGCGGTGGGGATGGGGGCGCGGCACTGGCCAAGACCGCGGACATCCCCGAGGGCGGCGGCAAGATCTTCAAGGACCAGAGCGTCGTGGTGACGCAGCCGACAGCGGGCACCTACAAGGCCTTCTCGTCGAAGTGCACCCACCAGGGCTGCGCGGTCAGCAGCATCGCGAACGGCGTGATCGTCTGTCCGTGCCACGGCAGTCACTTCTCGGTCGAGGACGGCAGCGTCAAGCACGGGCCGGCGACCCAGCCCCTGCCCGCCCAGAAGATCACCGTCTCCGGCGACGACATCAAGCTGGCCTGA
- a CDS encoding DinB family protein, which produces MTITREEPATDAGERAMLEGWLDYHRQTLITKCEGLTDPQLRTASVEPSGLTLLGLVRHLTEVERYWFHEVLLGEDQGLLYSSEEDPDGDFRVTESDTWQETYATWQTEVAAARRDAAAFALDDFSKGLSRRTGRPFNLRWIYTHMIEEYARHNGHADLVRERIDGSTGD; this is translated from the coding sequence ATGACGATCACACGGGAAGAACCCGCCACCGACGCCGGGGAACGCGCCATGCTGGAAGGCTGGCTCGACTACCACCGCCAGACCCTGATCACGAAGTGCGAGGGGCTGACCGACCCGCAGCTGCGCACCGCCTCGGTGGAGCCGTCCGGACTGACGCTCCTGGGCCTGGTCCGGCATCTGACCGAGGTGGAGCGCTACTGGTTCCACGAGGTGCTGCTCGGCGAGGACCAGGGGCTGCTGTACTCGTCGGAGGAGGACCCGGACGGCGACTTCCGCGTCACCGAGTCCGACACCTGGCAGGAGACGTACGCCACCTGGCAGACCGAGGTGGCCGCGGCCCGGCGCGACGCCGCGGCCTTCGCGCTCGACGACTTCTCCAAGGGCCTCAGCAGGCGTACGGGCCGGCCGTTCAACCTCCGCTGGATCTACACCCACATGATCGAGGAGTACGCCCGGCACAACGGCCACGCCGACCTCGTCCGCGAGCGGATCGACGGCAGCACCGGCGACTGA
- a CDS encoding ATP-binding cassette domain-containing protein yields MTEPTAAAAGDVPRPRTAPLSPPPAAVPAGPQDDNLTDEMEETYWSVHDGAAAGASVGRLLTRLPRITALIGRLAWRADPRATGCVVVCQLASAVMTAFGLLASVSVLQHLFAEGPTPDRVRAAVPRLLLVVGFLAARAVLDAVVAVAQARVTPRIRTSLECEFLRLTGHVRLEAVEDADWHDEVHRANDRGLFYARAIVGQVVALASAALALVGTAGVLGVLHPALLPLLLLSVLPVGVAAVRSARARFASFKRWNALQRRIRVFSWLLLDVDAAAELRSDTAQGALLHEHRGLTSKIAAEDTRLGVHSALLNLAGRAIGGLGTGITYTALAGMLTAGWLPLAAGAGAVLAIQSGQAALTRLVEVSHLVYEHAMWVDDLLAVQEHSRRLLPRTTEVAAPSTVRTITVTDVHFTYPGKSTPALDGISMTLHAGQTVAFVGLNGSGKSTCAKLLAGLYEPRKGTVCWDGTDVRKMDAQSLQRQVACVLQEPVRYPFSALANITAATGTLTQADPERALAAARASGADSVIASLPQTWATLLSKRFKGGQELSGGQWAKIAVGRGLYKNAPLLLLDEPTASMDPPSEHAVYESVLRRRMRDDQITVLISHRLASVVDCDTVYVFDNGRITESGSHRDLMALGGTYAQMFTLQAAGYQIHDTSEEAL; encoded by the coding sequence ATGACCGAGCCCACCGCCGCAGCGGCCGGCGACGTCCCGCGTCCGCGTACCGCGCCTTTGTCCCCGCCGCCCGCCGCGGTGCCCGCCGGGCCGCAGGACGACAACCTGACCGACGAAATGGAGGAGACGTACTGGTCGGTCCACGACGGTGCCGCCGCCGGCGCCAGTGTGGGCCGGCTCCTGACGCGACTGCCGCGGATCACGGCTCTGATCGGCCGGCTCGCCTGGCGGGCCGACCCTCGTGCCACCGGCTGTGTCGTCGTGTGCCAGCTGGCTTCGGCGGTGATGACCGCCTTCGGTCTGCTCGCCTCCGTCTCGGTCCTGCAGCACTTGTTCGCGGAGGGTCCCACGCCCGACCGGGTGCGTGCGGCCGTTCCCCGGCTCCTGCTGGTCGTCGGCTTCCTGGCCGCCCGGGCGGTGCTCGACGCCGTCGTCGCGGTCGCACAGGCACGCGTCACTCCCAGGATCCGCACCTCGCTGGAGTGCGAGTTCCTCCGTCTCACCGGGCACGTACGGCTGGAGGCGGTCGAGGACGCCGACTGGCACGACGAGGTCCACCGGGCCAACGACCGGGGTCTTTTCTACGCACGGGCCATCGTCGGCCAGGTCGTCGCCCTCGCGTCCGCCGCGCTCGCGCTCGTCGGAACCGCCGGTGTGCTCGGCGTCCTGCATCCCGCGCTTCTTCCGCTGCTCCTGCTGTCCGTGCTGCCCGTCGGCGTCGCGGCCGTGCGCAGCGCACGCGCCAGGTTCGCCTCCTTCAAGCGGTGGAACGCCCTGCAGAGGCGCATCCGGGTCTTCTCCTGGCTGCTGCTGGACGTGGACGCCGCCGCCGAACTGCGCTCGGACACGGCCCAGGGAGCCCTGCTGCACGAGCACCGGGGGCTGACCTCGAAGATCGCGGCGGAGGACACCCGGCTGGGCGTGCACTCGGCGCTGCTCAACCTCGCGGGACGTGCCATCGGCGGACTCGGTACGGGCATCACCTACACCGCGCTCGCCGGCATGCTGACGGCCGGCTGGCTGCCGCTGGCCGCCGGCGCCGGCGCGGTCCTCGCCATCCAGTCCGGACAGGCCGCGCTCACGCGGCTCGTCGAGGTCTCCCACCTCGTCTACGAGCACGCCATGTGGGTGGACGACCTCCTCGCCGTACAGGAGCACAGCCGTCGGCTCCTCCCGCGGACGACGGAGGTGGCCGCTCCCTCGACCGTGCGGACGATCACCGTGACCGACGTGCACTTCACCTACCCCGGCAAGAGCACTCCCGCCCTGGACGGGATCAGCATGACCCTCCACGCCGGGCAGACGGTGGCGTTCGTCGGCCTCAACGGGTCGGGGAAGAGCACCTGCGCCAAGCTGCTGGCCGGCCTGTACGAGCCGCGCAAGGGCACGGTGTGCTGGGACGGCACCGACGTACGGAAGATGGACGCGCAGTCGCTGCAACGCCAGGTCGCCTGTGTGCTGCAGGAGCCGGTGCGCTATCCGTTCAGTGCCCTGGCCAACATCACCGCCGCGACCGGCACTCTGACGCAGGCCGATCCGGAACGCGCTCTGGCCGCCGCCCGCGCCTCCGGAGCCGACAGCGTCATCGCCTCCCTCCCTCAGACCTGGGCAACGCTGCTGTCCAAGCGGTTCAAGGGTGGACAGGAACTGTCCGGCGGCCAATGGGCGAAGATCGCGGTGGGGCGTGGGCTGTACAAGAACGCGCCCCTGCTCCTCCTCGACGAGCCGACCGCCAGCATGGATCCGCCCTCCGAACACGCCGTCTACGAGTCCGTGTTGCGCAGGCGTATGCGCGACGACCAGATCACGGTCCTCATCTCGCACCGGCTCGCCAGCGTCGTCGACTGCGACACGGTCTACGTCTTCGACAACGGCCGCATCACCGAGAGCGGCTCCCACCGGGACCTGATGGCCCTCGGCGGCACCTACGCCCAGATGTTCACCCTCCAGGCCGCCGGCTACCAGATCCACGACACCTCCGAAGAGGCCCTGTAG
- a CDS encoding ABC transporter substrate-binding protein, producing the protein MFNRNRFLRRVAAIASLSLATGCGLLSSDPNSQGPIVVGTTSSPSTLDPAGAWDGSWEMFRNIYQTLLAYPNGATTPQPDAAESCAFTDSGNRTYSCRLRDGMEFADGDPLNAKAVQHSIDRIRSINAPSGPAGLLGSLESVEAVGDREVVFHLNKADATFPFVLATPAMSIVDPSDYPSRSLRKDSQVNGSGPYRLESYEEGKEAVLVRNDHYRGFADRQNNEVTIRYFQDSATMVKALRDKQIDVTYRGLTADDIIDLQKQGGSDLQLVDGAGTDISYLVFNPKDSWAKQPAVRKAVAQIVDRGAIAHKVYKDTVDPLYSMVPKGLTGHTTSYFDDFGDPSVAKARKILDGAGIHQRVPLTFWYTTDRYGSETAVMFQELKRQLENSGLFTITLRSRPWKTYVVGYQKGEYPVFGRGWFPDFPDADNFIAPFVGEKNALGTPYPAKTITTVLLPHSRTETDRGKVVKDLGAAQQIIVNDTRLVPLWQGRQFLAASDDIAGGERSLDPSTIMMMWELHRKTSW; encoded by the coding sequence GTGTTCAACCGGAACCGATTCCTGCGGAGGGTCGCGGCGATCGCGTCCCTGTCCCTGGCGACCGGCTGCGGGCTTTTGTCCAGCGACCCGAACAGCCAGGGACCGATCGTCGTCGGGACGACGAGTTCCCCCAGCACGCTGGACCCGGCAGGCGCCTGGGACGGTTCGTGGGAGATGTTCCGCAACATCTACCAGACGCTCCTCGCCTACCCGAACGGTGCCACCACGCCCCAGCCGGACGCCGCCGAGAGCTGCGCCTTCACCGACAGCGGCAACCGCACCTACAGCTGCAGGCTGCGCGACGGCATGGAGTTCGCCGACGGCGACCCGCTGAACGCGAAGGCCGTCCAGCACTCCATAGACCGCATCCGCAGCATCAACGCCCCCAGCGGCCCCGCCGGACTCCTCGGCAGCCTGGAGAGCGTGGAAGCCGTCGGTGACCGTGAGGTGGTCTTCCACCTCAACAAGGCCGACGCCACCTTCCCGTTCGTGCTGGCCACCCCGGCCATGTCGATCGTCGACCCCAGCGACTACCCCTCCCGCTCACTGCGCAAGGACAGCCAGGTCAACGGCTCCGGGCCGTACCGTCTGGAGTCCTACGAGGAGGGCAAGGAAGCCGTCCTGGTCCGTAACGACCACTACCGCGGCTTCGCCGACCGGCAGAACAACGAAGTGACCATCCGGTACTTCCAGGACTCCGCCACCATGGTCAAGGCGCTGCGCGACAAGCAGATCGACGTCACCTACCGGGGACTCACCGCCGACGACATCATCGACCTGCAGAAGCAGGGCGGCTCCGACCTGCAGCTGGTCGACGGCGCCGGCACGGACATCAGCTACCTGGTGTTCAACCCCAAGGACTCCTGGGCCAAGCAGCCCGCGGTGCGCAAGGCCGTCGCCCAGATCGTGGACCGCGGCGCGATCGCGCACAAGGTCTACAAGGACACCGTGGACCCGCTGTACTCCATGGTCCCCAAGGGCCTGACCGGCCACACCACCTCCTACTTCGACGACTTCGGCGACCCGAGCGTGGCCAAGGCGCGCAAGATCCTCGACGGAGCGGGCATCCACCAGCGCGTCCCGCTCACCTTCTGGTACACCACCGACCGCTACGGCTCCGAGACGGCCGTGATGTTCCAGGAGCTGAAGCGGCAGCTGGAGAACTCCGGCCTGTTCACGATCACTCTCCGCAGCCGCCCCTGGAAGACCTACGTGGTCGGCTACCAGAAGGGCGAGTACCCGGTGTTCGGCCGCGGCTGGTTCCCCGACTTCCCCGACGCGGACAACTTCATCGCGCCCTTCGTCGGCGAGAAGAACGCGCTCGGTACGCCGTACCCGGCCAAGACGATCACCACGGTCCTGCTGCCCCATTCACGCACCGAGACCGACCGCGGCAAGGTGGTGAAGGACCTGGGGGCGGCCCAGCAGATCATCGTGAACGACACCCGCCTCGTCCCGCTGTGGCAGGGCCGGCAGTTCCTCGCCGCCAGCGACGACATCGCCGGCGGCGAGCGGTCCCTGGACCCGTCGACGATCATGATGATGTGGGAGCTGCACCGCAAGACCAGCTGGTGA
- a CDS encoding pyridoxamine 5'-phosphate oxidase family protein translates to MSDAQQRRGRKIMMTPGELDVFLTAQRTCRVASVSADGAPHVSALWFAWDGTSLWLYSVVRSRRWTQLRRDPRVAVVIDSGEEYDQLRGAELSGRAEFVGEAPRTGELCAELDLPETLFARKYFGLNELPHDGRHAWARLTPEKVVSWDFRKLGAR, encoded by the coding sequence ATGTCCGATGCTCAGCAGCGCCGGGGCCGGAAGATCATGATGACGCCCGGCGAGCTGGACGTTTTCCTCACCGCTCAGCGCACCTGCCGGGTCGCCAGCGTCTCGGCGGACGGCGCGCCGCACGTGAGCGCGCTGTGGTTCGCCTGGGACGGCACCTCGCTGTGGCTGTACTCCGTGGTGCGCAGCAGGCGTTGGACCCAACTGCGCCGCGACCCGCGGGTGGCGGTGGTGATCGACTCGGGTGAGGAGTACGACCAGTTGCGCGGCGCCGAGCTGTCCGGGCGGGCGGAGTTCGTGGGCGAGGCACCCCGGACCGGCGAGCTGTGCGCCGAACTCGACCTGCCGGAAACGCTGTTCGCGCGCAAGTACTTCGGCCTGAACGAGCTGCCGCACGACGGCCGGCACGCCTGGGCCCGGCTCACCCCGGAGAAGGTCGTGTCCTGGGACTTCCGGAAGCTGGGCGCGCGATAG
- a CDS encoding DUF7677 family protein → MTSHLSHGASGAIRRFAGWVARGSAGHPILEGIDYWEDLRDSPSQMETCFAVFANVLELDKRGEPVNEKYAERRAATWLHRYCTGSLPPGEKDIEPWECALY, encoded by the coding sequence ATGACCTCACACCTCAGTCACGGCGCCTCGGGAGCCATCCGACGCTTCGCCGGATGGGTCGCCCGCGGCTCGGCAGGCCACCCGATACTGGAGGGGATCGACTACTGGGAGGACCTCAGGGACTCGCCCTCTCAGATGGAGACCTGTTTCGCCGTCTTCGCCAACGTCCTGGAACTCGACAAGCGGGGAGAGCCCGTCAACGAGAAGTACGCCGAGCGCCGCGCCGCGACGTGGCTCCACCGCTACTGCACGGGGTCGCTTCCCCCGGGCGAGAAGGACATCGAGCCGTGGGAATGCGCGCTCTACTGA
- a CDS encoding SDR family oxidoreductase, whose translation MTELPELSGKVALVTGASRGIGYGVAEAFVARGDRVVITGRGEDALKEAVERLGAERVIGVAGKAHDLDHQAEAVGRAMEAFGRVDFLVNNAGTNPVFGPIADLDLDVARKVFETNVVSALGFAQKTWHAWQKDNGGAIVNIASVAGLAPSPFIGAYGVSKAAMINLTQQLAHEFAPKVRVNAIAPAVVKTKFAAALYEGREAEAAAAYPLGRLGVPSDIGGAAAFLTSTQSDWVTGQTLVVDGGIFLNAGVA comes from the coding sequence ATGACTGAACTCCCGGAGCTTTCCGGCAAGGTCGCGCTCGTCACCGGCGCGAGCCGCGGCATCGGCTACGGCGTCGCCGAGGCGTTCGTCGCCCGCGGTGACCGCGTGGTCATCACCGGCCGGGGCGAGGACGCCCTGAAGGAGGCCGTCGAGCGGCTCGGCGCCGAGCGCGTCATCGGCGTCGCCGGCAAGGCCCACGACCTCGACCACCAGGCCGAGGCCGTCGGCCGCGCCATGGAGGCCTTCGGCCGCGTCGACTTCCTGGTCAACAACGCGGGCACCAACCCGGTCTTCGGCCCGATCGCCGACCTCGACCTGGACGTCGCCCGCAAGGTGTTCGAGACCAACGTGGTCTCGGCGCTCGGCTTCGCCCAGAAGACCTGGCACGCCTGGCAGAAGGACAACGGCGGCGCGATCGTCAACATCGCCTCGGTCGCGGGCCTCGCGCCCTCGCCGTTCATCGGCGCCTACGGCGTCAGCAAGGCCGCGATGATCAACCTGACCCAGCAGCTGGCGCACGAGTTCGCGCCCAAGGTGCGGGTCAACGCGATCGCCCCGGCCGTCGTGAAGACCAAGTTCGCGGCGGCCCTGTACGAGGGCCGTGAGGCGGAGGCGGCCGCCGCCTACCCGCTCGGCCGGCTCGGCGTGCCCTCCGACATCGGCGGCGCGGCCGCGTTCCTCACCTCCACGCAGTCCGACTGGGTCACCGGTCAGACGCTCGTCGTGGACGGCGGCATCTTCCTCAACGCCGGGGTGGCCTGA
- a CDS encoding DUF3037 domain-containing protein, translating into MSERHIHMAGHVTERHITRAGQGGDRDVFEYALLRVVPRVERGECINAGVVVYCRAQGYVGARTHLDEARLLALDPEADVSGVRAALAAIERHCAGGEEAGQAARDDAGRRYRWLIAPRSTIVQPGPVHTGLTTDPAAETERLLDLLVR; encoded by the coding sequence GTGAGCGAGCGCCACATCCACATGGCCGGACATGTGACCGAGCGTCACATCACCCGAGCCGGCCAGGGCGGCGACCGGGACGTGTTCGAGTACGCCCTGCTGCGCGTCGTCCCCCGCGTCGAGCGCGGCGAGTGCATCAACGCGGGCGTCGTCGTCTACTGCCGTGCGCAGGGCTACGTCGGTGCCCGCACCCACCTCGACGAGGCGCGACTGCTCGCCCTCGACCCGGAGGCCGACGTGAGCGGGGTCCGGGCCGCGCTCGCCGCGATCGAGCGTCACTGCGCGGGCGGCGAGGAGGCCGGACAGGCGGCCCGGGACGACGCGGGACGGCGCTACCGCTGGCTGATCGCGCCGCGCTCCACCATCGTGCAGCCCGGCCCGGTGCACACCGGACTGACCACTGATCCCGCGGCCGAAACCGAGCGTCTGCTGGACCTCCTGGTGAGGTAA